CGTGCTCGTATATCATCGCACCAAACAAACAGCCTATCTCATATCCCTATTAGCGAAAGCATTTTTTTGTCTTTTACATTTACAGCTCGAAAGAAATCACAATACTCTGATCAGCGGGGGAACAAAAAGGCTTCTGTTATATATAAATGACGTGATTACTCATGATCAACTTTGAGCTGAGTTTGTTTCAGGGCTCCAATTGTTGGCATGCACGCTTGGCCTCGTGTCGACACAAGCGGCTTTGTCTACCAACAAGAGGGGAAGAACACAACAAATTAAGTCTGTGATGTTTGGTCGAGTACCCATCCAACAACTAGCCACAGGCCGGAGAATCAACCAAACAGTCAGCCGACCGCAAGAGTGATCATATTCGAAGCttatatatcattattattatttttcacgattaattattattatttttatatttaccaggaatgaTTCTCGCCGATTTCCGGTTTATGTTCTCAGTATTGCGTTCTAGTTAATGACCTTCATGTCAAGACCTTATTGAGCAGTGTCGCTCAATAACTGGAAAAGGTAGAATTAGCCGGTTCTCCCCAAAGTTATAACAATGTGTAAGTAAAGAgaggttgttaaggtctattccGACTACAGTCACGCACCCTTACTATCATCATGGCATCATTATTGCCCTCGTTATCATTATaatcattattatcattatcatccTGACAATCATGTCATCACTTTCCTAATCATCCTCATCGTCATCTTCATCATTGTCGCCGGTCACACCGCACGGGACATGCTTGTTGAAGTAAAATAATCAATAATGAATCCAGTTAGCGCGACACATCCGATACAGATTCCATTTATTAATAGTTATTTCGACCACACTTACTCGGTGCGTTGGTCTGGTACCTTTACCTTGTGGTTAATCACCCCCGAATTACTGGTAACTATTGAGCAGAAAATATTATTCAAAGATATAAAAATCAATAATACCAGCGGCACATAAAACAGCAATCCTCCCCTAGTGCCTCGAAGCGAATACACGATAACACGATCACGTTGCGCTGCAAAAATAATTACTGGTAATGATCTACACATACAAACTACACATAAAAAGCTGGCGGAACCGTAGTCACGTCAGCTTTCACCTTGCCTGACATTACAGATGACTGACATGTCTGGAAGAGAAGACATGACTGACATGTCTGGAAGAGAAGACATGACTGACATGTCTGGAAGAGAAGACATGACTGACATGTCTGGAAGAGAAAACATGACTGACATGTCTGGAAGAGAAGACATGACTGACATGTCTGGAAGAGAAGACATGACTGACATGTCTGGAAGAGAAGACATGACTGACATGTCTGGAAGAGAAAACATGACTGACATGTCTGGAAGAGAAGACATGACTGACATGTCTGGAAGAGAAGACATGACTGACATGTCTGGAAGAGAAGACATGACTGACATGTCTGGAAGAGAAAACATGACTGACATGTCTGGAAGAGAAGACATGACTGACATGTCTGGAAGAGAAGACATGACTGACATGTCTGGAAGAGAAGACATGAC
The sequence above is drawn from the Procambarus clarkii isolate CNS0578487 chromosome 57, FALCON_Pclarkii_2.0, whole genome shotgun sequence genome and encodes:
- the LOC138353327 gene encoding high mobility group nucleosome-binding domain-containing protein 5-like produces the protein MTDMSGREDMTDMSGREDMTDMSGREDMTDMSGRENMTDMSGREDMTDMSGREDMTDMSGREDMTDMSGRENMTDMSGREDMTDMSGREDMTDMSGREDMTDMSGRENMTDMSGREDMTDMSGREDMTDMSGREDMTDMSGREDMTDMSGREDMTDMSGREDMTDMSGREDMTDMSCSVRPVPLLNYSYSSAIQRS